The Armatimonadota bacterium genome includes a region encoding these proteins:
- a CDS encoding ABC transporter permease, which yields MLEAAYRYALDNQAFFWEAVGTHVRLSGTALVIACGLCLPLGLYAARRRPLSAQILHLVNGLRVVPSLATLFLALPYLGLGFLPALVALTILACPPILANTEAGFRSVDRAVVEAARSMGMDGRQVLWRVEVPLALPVIVGGVRTAAVEVTASATLAAFIGGGGLGDFIYRGFALFDVSVMLVGAVPVAALTMLTEGTLAATQRWLQWATGSA from the coding sequence ATGCTCGAAGCCGCATATCGCTACGCCCTGGACAACCAGGCCTTCTTCTGGGAGGCGGTCGGAACGCACGTGCGTCTGAGCGGGACGGCGCTGGTGATCGCGTGTGGGCTGTGTTTGCCGCTGGGGCTGTATGCGGCGCGCCGACGTCCGCTCTCCGCACAGATCTTGCACCTGGTCAACGGGCTGCGCGTGGTCCCGAGTCTGGCGACACTGTTCCTCGCGCTGCCCTACCTGGGTCTGGGTTTTTTGCCGGCGCTGGTCGCGCTCACGATCCTGGCCTGCCCCCCAATCCTCGCGAACACCGAGGCGGGCTTTCGGAGTGTGGACCGGGCCGTCGTCGAAGCCGCGCGGAGCATGGGGATGGACGGGCGGCAGGTCCTGTGGCGGGTGGAGGTCCCCCTCGCGCTTCCCGTCATCGTCGGCGGCGTCCGCACAGCGGCCGTCGAGGTGACGGCAAGCGCGACGCTGGCAGCGTTCATCGGGGGCGGCGGGTTGGGGGACTTCATCTATCGCGGGTTCGCGCTGTTCGACGTGTCCGTGATGCTCGTGGGTGCGGTTCCCGTCGCGGCGTTGACGATGCTGACCGAGGGGACGCTGGCGGCGACGCAGCGGTGGCTGCAGTGGGCGACCGGAAGTGCCTGA
- the secF gene encoding protein translocase subunit SecF — protein sequence MKAWDLIGRRRWLYLISACLVLPGVVAIAVNVAAGRPALNWGVDFTGGTLVNLRFEDSRVTTGQVRAALTPLGLRDAIIQQTPGTADVSIRTRHLEEAERARMLRAVRDGAGAFTILSVDDVGPKIGRELRNIAIIGLAIGLILQVAYVTVRFRSVRFALAADVALLHDVLLVIGAYALLRATVDSSFVAVLLTVVGYSINDTIVVFDRIRENLDMRTREPFPTLVNRSILESLVRSINTSLTTLLAIGAVYVFGGPTIRDFAFGLTVAVLTGAYSSIGVAGPLLVDMQLRGERKSAAPQPKPAPQPQRELATANRRNRRR from the coding sequence ATGAAAGCCTGGGACCTGATCGGCCGGCGACGCTGGCTGTATTTGATCTCGGCGTGCCTGGTCCTGCCCGGCGTCGTCGCGATCGCCGTCAACGTCGCCGCGGGCCGTCCTGCGTTGAACTGGGGCGTGGACTTCACCGGCGGCACACTGGTGAACCTGCGCTTCGAAGATTCCCGCGTGACCACCGGACAGGTCCGGGCCGCGCTCACCCCGCTGGGGCTGCGCGACGCGATCATCCAGCAGACGCCCGGCACTGCGGACGTCTCCATTCGGACGCGCCACCTCGAGGAGGCCGAGCGGGCGCGGATGCTGCGCGCCGTGCGCGACGGCGCGGGGGCGTTCACGATCCTCAGCGTGGACGACGTCGGCCCCAAGATCGGACGCGAGCTGCGGAACATCGCGATCATCGGGCTCGCGATCGGGTTGATCCTGCAGGTCGCCTACGTGACCGTCCGGTTCCGGTCGGTGCGCTTCGCGCTGGCCGCCGACGTGGCGTTGCTGCACGACGTGCTGCTGGTGATCGGTGCCTACGCGCTGCTGCGTGCGACCGTCGACAGCAGCTTCGTCGCGGTGCTACTCACCGTCGTCGGATATTCGATCAACGACACGATCGTGGTGTTCGACCGCATCCGGGAAAACCTGGACATGCGAACCCGGGAGCCGTTTCCGACCCTGGTGAACCGCAGCATCCTCGAGTCCCTGGTGCGATCCATCAACACGAGCCTGACGACGCTGTTGGCGATCGGCGCGGTCTACGTCTTCGGCGGCCCGACGATCCGGGACTTCGCGTTCGGGCTCACGGTCGCGGTCCTGACCGGGGCTTACTCGTCGATCGGCGTCGCCGGGCCGCTGCTGGTGGACATGCAGCTGCGGGGCGAACGGAAGTCCGCCGCGCCGCAGCCGAAGCCGGCTCCGCAGCCGCAGCGGGAACTCGCGACGGCGAACCGGCGGAATCGGCGACGGTAG
- the secD gene encoding protein translocase subunit SecD codes for MRSHPVRLLVILLIAATAFQVVFRPIRLDGWTPMLQPLQPQIRLGLDLQGGTRLVLEAQSAPGIEVTPDKVDAAMRVIENRIDALGVAEPLLQRQGDNRIIVEFPGLQDPERAKQLIGRTALLEFVDTGAQSLPQGAEWTADNRRVRLPDGRTIDLPKKVIVTGADLRDASAEFDQNQLAWLVRFRFAGEGARRFEEHTAQAIGQYLTIVLDNRVISSPVIRARIPGEGVIEGNFTAAEAGDLAILLRGGALPVPVEVVEERTVGPTLGRDSIEKSLRAGWIAAATVVLFMGMYYHLSGVLASTILTIYMLTVLAIFSLIGATLTLPGIAGLILSLGLGVDGNVIVFEKMKEELRMGKTLRAAIDAGWRRAISTIVDANVTTLLGAVVLWWLGSGPIRGFAVTLVIGVSVSMVTVILLTRWLVEATAGFGWGRALTTMARLPQTAAEAAS; via the coding sequence ATGCGATCCCACCCGGTTCGGCTACTGGTGATCCTGCTGATCGCCGCTACCGCCTTCCAGGTTGTCTTTCGCCCGATCCGGTTGGACGGCTGGACGCCGATGCTCCAACCCCTCCAGCCCCAGATCCGTCTGGGACTGGACCTGCAGGGAGGTACTCGGCTGGTGCTGGAGGCGCAGAGCGCCCCCGGGATCGAGGTGACGCCGGACAAGGTGGACGCGGCGATGCGCGTCATCGAGAACCGCATCGACGCGCTGGGCGTAGCCGAGCCGCTGCTGCAGCGACAAGGGGACAACCGGATCATCGTGGAGTTCCCGGGCCTGCAGGACCCCGAGCGGGCGAAGCAGCTGATCGGGCGGACGGCCCTGCTGGAGTTCGTGGACACCGGCGCGCAGAGCCTGCCGCAGGGCGCGGAGTGGACCGCGGACAACCGGCGCGTGCGCCTGCCCGACGGGCGGACGATCGATCTTCCCAAGAAGGTGATCGTGACCGGAGCCGACCTCCGCGACGCGAGCGCGGAGTTCGACCAGAACCAGCTCGCGTGGCTCGTGCGGTTCCGATTCGCCGGTGAGGGCGCGCGCAGGTTCGAGGAGCACACCGCCCAGGCCATTGGGCAATACCTGACGATCGTGCTGGACAACCGTGTGATCTCCTCCCCGGTCATCCGTGCCCGCATCCCCGGGGAGGGCGTGATCGAAGGCAACTTCACCGCCGCCGAAGCCGGTGACCTCGCGATCCTGCTGCGCGGCGGAGCCCTGCCGGTACCGGTGGAGGTCGTGGAGGAACGGACCGTCGGGCCCACGCTGGGGAGGGACTCGATCGAGAAGAGCCTGCGTGCCGGCTGGATCGCCGCTGCGACCGTCGTGCTGTTCATGGGTATGTACTACCACCTGTCCGGTGTCCTCGCGTCGACGATCCTGACGATCTACATGCTCACCGTGCTCGCGATCTTTTCCTTGATTGGTGCCACCCTCACCCTTCCCGGCATCGCCGGGCTGATCCTCAGCCTGGGCCTGGGCGTGGACGGCAACGTCATCGTGTTCGAGAAGATGAAAGAAGAGTTGCGCATGGGCAAGACGCTGCGCGCTGCGATCGATGCGGGCTGGCGACGGGCCATCTCCACCATCGTGGACGCGAACGTGACGACGTTGCTGGGCGCAGTCGTGCTGTGGTGGCTGGGCAGCGGCCCGATCCGGGGTTTTGCCGTCACGCTGGTGATCGGGGTCTCGGTCTCGATGGTGACGGTGATCCTGCTGACCCGCTGGCTGGTGGAGGCCACTGCCGGGTTCGGATGGGGGCGGGCGCTGACGACGATGGCGCGCCTGCCGCAGACCGCGGCGGAGGCGGCGTCATGA
- a CDS encoding aldehyde dehydrogenase family protein, whose protein sequence is MRTATERTYHPLHIGGAEVDTPQRYEVTNPSTNEVMAEVALATAEEVDRAAGAARAAFEGEWARTAPAKRGQILARVASLIRERGADLARTETLNVGKAIASAQAEVEVAAATFEFFAGAANKIYGETLGGPFPGSFAYTVREPVGVVGAIVPWNYPLMLAAWKIAPALAAGNTVVLKPSPLTPLTALALARLCTEAGLPAGAVNVVTGDVEIGRALVEHPGVDKVTFTGSTANGARVMAAAAGTIKRVSLELGGKSPNIVFADADLEAAAAGSVWAAYYSAGQSCEARTRLLVAAPVYDDFLAMLVEKTRRVVVGDPLDPKTMMGSLISRAHLERVHGYVEAARAEGAEVVVGGSRATEGWLERGNFYLPTVLADVRNEMKVAQEEVFGPVLAVLRFSTEDEVVAMANDVPYGLAATVWTSDGARGHRLAQRIRSGTVGVNTPFVAFPGLPFGGFKQSGFGRDQGLQTLHEYTETKTVLWNTRERPALPWKL, encoded by the coding sequence GTGAGGACCGCAACCGAGCGCACCTACCATCCGCTGCACATCGGGGGCGCCGAGGTGGACACGCCGCAACGCTACGAGGTCACCAACCCGTCCACGAACGAGGTGATGGCTGAGGTCGCACTCGCCACCGCCGAGGAAGTCGATCGCGCCGCGGGTGCGGCGCGGGCAGCGTTCGAGGGGGAGTGGGCGAGGACCGCGCCGGCCAAGCGCGGCCAGATCCTGGCACGGGTCGCGTCCCTGATCCGCGAGAGGGGAGCCGACCTGGCCCGCACCGAGACCCTCAACGTCGGCAAGGCGATCGCCAGCGCGCAGGCGGAGGTCGAGGTCGCAGCGGCGACGTTCGAGTTCTTTGCGGGCGCTGCGAACAAGATCTACGGCGAGACGCTGGGCGGTCCGTTCCCCGGGTCCTTCGCGTACACAGTGCGGGAGCCGGTAGGCGTGGTCGGGGCGATCGTGCCCTGGAACTACCCGCTGATGCTGGCAGCGTGGAAGATCGCGCCGGCGCTGGCGGCGGGCAACACCGTCGTACTGAAGCCTTCGCCCCTGACGCCGCTCACGGCCCTGGCGCTGGCGCGGCTGTGCACGGAGGCCGGTTTACCTGCGGGCGCGGTGAACGTCGTCACCGGGGACGTGGAGATCGGTCGCGCGCTCGTCGAACATCCTGGGGTCGACAAGGTGACCTTCACGGGCAGCACGGCGAATGGCGCCCGGGTGATGGCGGCGGCGGCGGGGACGATCAAGCGCGTGTCGCTGGAACTGGGCGGAAAGTCTCCGAACATCGTGTTCGCCGACGCGGACCTGGAGGCGGCGGCGGCCGGGTCGGTGTGGGCCGCATACTACAGCGCCGGCCAGTCCTGTGAGGCGCGCACTCGGCTGCTCGTCGCCGCGCCCGTCTACGACGACTTCCTCGCGATGCTGGTCGAAAAGACCCGGCGTGTGGTGGTCGGCGATCCGCTGGACCCAAAGACGATGATGGGGTCGTTGATCTCGCGGGCGCACCTCGAGCGCGTGCACGGCTACGTAGAGGCCGCGCGCGCGGAGGGTGCCGAGGTCGTGGTGGGAGGATCGCGCGCCACCGAGGGCTGGCTGGAGCGCGGGAACTTCTACCTGCCGACCGTGCTGGCCGATGTCCGCAACGAGATGAAGGTCGCCCAGGAGGAGGTCTTCGGACCGGTCCTGGCGGTCCTGCGCTTTTCCACCGAGGATGAGGTCGTCGCGATGGCCAACGACGTGCCCTACGGGCTGGCCGCGACGGTGTGGACGTCGGACGGAGCCCGCGGACACCGGCTCGCGCAGCGCATCCGGTCGGGCACCGTCGGGGTGAACACGCCGTTCGTGGCGTTCCCGGGTCTTCCGTTCGGAGGGTTCAAGCAGTCGGGGTTCGGCCGCGATCAGGGGCTGCAGACGCTGCACGAGTACACAGAGACCAAGACCGTGCTGTGGAACACACGGGAGCGCCCGGCTCTGCCGTGGAAGCTCTAG
- a CDS encoding 3-oxoadipyl-CoA thiolase codes for MREVVIVDAVRTPVGRYGGALRDVRPDDLAATVIRALVQRTGIDPSRIEDVVLGCANQAGEDNRNVARMAVLLSGLPVQVAGQTVNRLCGSGLQAVNTAYHAIRCGDADVMIAGGVESMTRAPFVMAKAAEAWSRRVEIYDTTIGWRFTNPRLAEMYPPYSMGETAENVAERYGISREEQDRFAMLSQQRAAAAIAAGRFRDEIVPVVVPRDRGDPVIVDTDEHPRPDTTLEKLASLRPAFRSGGSVTAGNSSGINDGAAALLMMDAATAAALDVRPLARVVATAVAGVDPAIMGIGPVPATRKALTRAGLRIEQIDLVELNEAFAVQVLACARELGIDIDRLNPSGGGIALGHPLGASGARILTTLVWEMRRREARYGLATMCIGVGQGIATIVERVSG; via the coding sequence GTGCGCGAAGTCGTGATCGTGGACGCGGTGCGGACGCCGGTGGGACGCTACGGCGGCGCACTGCGGGACGTCCGTCCGGACGACCTGGCCGCGACGGTGATCCGGGCCTTGGTGCAACGCACCGGCATCGATCCGTCTCGGATCGAGGACGTCGTGCTGGGCTGTGCCAACCAGGCCGGCGAGGACAACCGCAACGTGGCGCGCATGGCGGTGCTGCTAAGCGGGCTGCCGGTACAGGTCGCGGGGCAGACGGTCAACCGTCTGTGCGGTTCGGGGTTGCAGGCCGTCAACACCGCCTACCATGCGATCCGCTGCGGCGATGCGGACGTGATGATCGCCGGCGGCGTCGAGAGCATGACGCGCGCCCCGTTCGTCATGGCCAAGGCCGCGGAGGCCTGGAGCCGCCGGGTCGAGATCTACGACACCACGATCGGCTGGCGCTTCACCAACCCACGTCTGGCCGAGATGTACCCACCGTATTCGATGGGCGAGACCGCGGAGAACGTCGCAGAACGCTACGGGATCTCGCGGGAGGAGCAGGACCGATTCGCGATGCTGAGCCAGCAGAGGGCGGCGGCGGCGATCGCTGCGGGCCGCTTCCGCGACGAGATCGTGCCCGTGGTGGTGCCACGCGACCGGGGCGATCCCGTGATCGTGGACACCGACGAGCACCCCAGACCCGACACCACCCTGGAGAAGCTGGCGTCGCTGCGCCCGGCGTTCCGCAGCGGAGGCAGCGTGACGGCAGGCAACTCTTCGGGCATCAACGATGGCGCCGCGGCGCTGCTGATGATGGACGCTGCGACCGCGGCTGCGCTGGACGTGCGGCCGCTGGCGCGCGTCGTGGCGACCGCCGTGGCCGGCGTCGACCCCGCGATCATGGGGATCGGACCGGTGCCGGCGACGCGCAAGGCGCTGACGAGGGCGGGGCTGCGCATCGAGCAGATCGATCTGGTCGAGCTGAACGAGGCGTTCGCCGTGCAGGTCCTGGCGTGCGCGCGAGAACTCGGCATCGACATCGACCGGCTGAACCCCAGCGGCGGCGGCATCGCGCTCGGCCACCCGCTGGGCGCGAGCGGCGCGCGCATCCTCACGACGTTGGTGTGGGAGATGCGGCGGCGCGAAGCACGCTACGGACTGGCGACGATGTGCATCGGGGTCGGCCAGGGGATCGCGACGATCGTGGAACGCGTGAGTGGGTAG
- a CDS encoding 3-hydroxyacyl-CoA dehydrogenase NAD-binding domain-containing protein has product MRRVGVVGAGTMGSGIAHVCAVCGCDVVLYDTTEEFLRRGLYRIARQMDDAVSRNRLSASARDAARARIVPTLDLNAFAGCDLVIEAAPEDLAIKQEIFRTLDALADDAILASNTSSLSITELAAVTRRPGRVAGLHFFNPAHILPLVEVVRGEATSDETVAALVAFCRRIEKTPVVAADTPGFIVNRVARPFYGEALRIVGEGLADVATVDSAVRDGGGFRMGPFELMDLIGIDVNFAVTRSVYEAFFGEPRYRPHPIQRRMVASGRLGRKTGRGFYEYGNAQRTPPPLLEPQQAPAGPYAVCGGEMADELTEHLRGRGHAVLRPLRGQPPRGVAAVFVVEPDRGSMREWIGAVDDGDPGVPVLAGCLTASRAEVASWSQLPQRVHGFVALPPLRDRGVVEWIGCGEPPATLWALGLPALRVGDAPGGILARILAMLVNEAAFAYAEGVASAAEIDTAMRLGTNYPRGPFRWAEDIGVGLVAGILAALHGYYGEERYRTAPLLRRAALAGRWPSEIGGGEG; this is encoded by the coding sequence ATGCGGCGGGTCGGCGTGGTCGGGGCGGGGACCATGGGCAGCGGCATCGCCCACGTCTGCGCGGTCTGCGGCTGCGACGTCGTCCTGTACGACACCACCGAGGAGTTCCTGCGCCGGGGCCTGTACCGCATCGCCCGTCAGATGGACGACGCGGTGAGCCGCAACAGGCTCAGCGCGTCGGCGCGCGATGCGGCGCGGGCGCGCATCGTCCCGACGCTGGACCTGAACGCCTTCGCGGGCTGCGACCTGGTCATCGAGGCCGCGCCGGAGGACCTCGCGATCAAGCAGGAGATCTTTCGCACCCTTGACGCGCTGGCCGACGACGCCATCCTGGCCTCGAACACCTCCTCGCTTTCGATCACCGAACTGGCCGCGGTCACGCGCCGTCCGGGCCGGGTGGCAGGACTGCACTTCTTCAACCCCGCCCACATCCTGCCGCTGGTGGAGGTGGTCCGCGGGGAGGCGACGTCCGACGAGACGGTGGCGGCTTTGGTCGCCTTCTGCCGGCGGATCGAAAAGACGCCGGTGGTCGCCGCGGACACTCCCGGGTTCATCGTCAACCGCGTCGCGCGGCCGTTCTACGGGGAGGCCCTGCGGATCGTCGGGGAGGGACTGGCCGACGTGGCGACCGTCGACAGCGCGGTGCGCGACGGCGGCGGGTTCCGCATGGGACCGTTCGAGCTGATGGACCTGATCGGGATCGACGTCAACTTCGCGGTCACGCGTTCGGTGTACGAAGCGTTCTTCGGTGAGCCGCGGTACCGACCCCACCCGATCCAAAGACGCATGGTCGCCTCCGGGCGTCTGGGACGCAAGACCGGCAGGGGCTTTTACGAGTACGGCAACGCGCAGAGGACGCCACCGCCCCTGCTGGAGCCGCAGCAGGCTCCGGCGGGCCCCTACGCGGTCTGCGGAGGGGAGATGGCCGACGAACTGACCGAACACCTGCGCGGCCGCGGGCACGCGGTCCTCCGGCCCCTGCGCGGGCAACCGCCCCGCGGCGTGGCTGCGGTGTTCGTGGTCGAACCCGATCGCGGGTCGATGCGCGAGTGGATCGGAGCGGTCGACGACGGCGATCCTGGAGTGCCGGTGCTGGCCGGCTGTCTGACCGCGAGCCGCGCGGAGGTCGCGTCGTGGTCGCAGTTGCCCCAGCGCGTGCACGGCTTTGTCGCTCTCCCCCCGCTGCGCGACCGCGGGGTCGTGGAGTGGATCGGCTGCGGTGAACCTCCCGCGACGCTGTGGGCGCTGGGGCTGCCGGCGCTGCGCGTGGGCGACGCCCCCGGAGGGATCCTGGCCCGCATCCTCGCGATGCTCGTGAACGAGGCAGCGTTCGCCTACGCGGAGGGCGTGGCATCTGCCGCGGAGATCGACACTGCGATGCGGCTGGGCACCAACTATCCGCGCGGTCCGTTCCGGTGGGCCGAAGACATCGGGGTGGGGCTGGTCGCGGGGATCCTCGCCGCGCTGCACGGGTATTATGGGGAGGAGCGGTACCGCACGGCGCCGCTGCTGCGGCGGGCGGCGCTGGCGGGCCGGTGGCCTTCGGAGATCGGGGGCGGCGAGGGCTAG
- a CDS encoding enoyl-CoA hydratase-related protein, translated as MSTYETILYEVSDGVLTVTLNRPEVLNAFNDRMSHEVQDALRRAERDKAVRCVVVTGAGKGFCSGQDLRDRAGDESFSFVDSLRRRYNPIILKLRTIEKPVIAAVNGVAAGAGCSLALAADLRIASETASFIEVFARVGLVPDSGSTYFLPRLVGLGKAFEMCYLTDPVSADEAARIGLVNWVVPPAQLEAKTREVAGRLSRGPTRAYALTKRAINRNLFSDLDSALDYEAMVQEIAGRTSDHREGVAAFLAKRAPSYLGR; from the coding sequence ATGTCCACCTACGAGACGATCCTCTACGAGGTGAGCGACGGCGTCCTGACCGTCACGCTCAACCGACCGGAGGTGCTCAACGCGTTCAACGACCGCATGTCGCACGAGGTGCAGGACGCCCTGCGGCGGGCCGAGCGCGACAAGGCGGTCCGGTGCGTGGTGGTCACCGGCGCGGGGAAGGGGTTCTGCTCGGGCCAGGACCTCCGCGACCGGGCCGGCGACGAGTCGTTCTCCTTCGTCGACAGCCTGCGCCGACGCTACAACCCGATCATCCTGAAGCTGCGCACGATCGAAAAGCCCGTGATCGCCGCGGTGAACGGCGTGGCGGCGGGCGCGGGGTGCAGCCTGGCCCTGGCCGCCGACCTGCGGATCGCCTCGGAGACGGCGTCGTTCATCGAGGTGTTCGCTCGGGTGGGGTTGGTGCCGGATTCGGGCAGCACGTACTTCCTGCCACGGCTGGTGGGGCTGGGCAAGGCGTTCGAGATGTGCTACCTGACCGATCCCGTAAGCGCGGACGAGGCGGCCCGCATCGGACTCGTGAACTGGGTCGTGCCCCCCGCACAGCTGGAGGCCAAGACGCGCGAGGTGGCGGGCCGGCTGAGCCGGGGTCCCACAAGGGCGTACGCGCTCACCAAACGGGCCATCAACCGCAACCTGTTCTCGGATCTGGATTCGGCCCTCGACTACGAAGCCATGGTCCAGGAGATCGCGGGCCGCACGTCGGATCACCGGGAGGGTGTGGCGGCCTTCCTCGCCAAACGTGCGCCCTCCTACCTCGGTCGGTGA
- a CDS encoding enoyl-CoA hydratase-related protein, which produces MTFENILTSVTDGVATIQINRPKVLNALNRQTMDEIVAALQAFDADEAVRVVILTGDERAFAAGADINEFAGATPVQMLHEYRFEQWERIRRFPKPIVAAVSGFCLGGGNELAMLCDIIVASETARFGQPEINLGIMPGAGGTQRLPRAVGKHRAMELILTGRHLTAREAYDWGLVNRVVPPEMLLDEARALAREIAAKAPVAVRLAKEAVLKSLDTPLEVGLDHERRLFYLLFGTEDKEEGIAAFLEKRRPVFRGR; this is translated from the coding sequence ATGACCTTCGAGAACATCCTCACCAGCGTCACAGACGGCGTCGCCACCATCCAGATCAACCGGCCGAAGGTGCTCAACGCCCTCAACCGGCAGACGATGGACGAGATCGTCGCCGCGCTGCAGGCGTTCGACGCCGACGAAGCCGTCCGTGTGGTGATCCTGACCGGCGACGAGCGTGCCTTCGCCGCGGGCGCCGACATCAACGAATTCGCGGGCGCCACCCCCGTGCAGATGCTGCACGAATACCGGTTCGAGCAGTGGGAGCGCATCCGGCGTTTCCCCAAGCCGATCGTCGCAGCGGTCAGCGGCTTCTGCCTGGGCGGCGGGAACGAACTCGCGATGCTGTGCGACATCATCGTTGCCTCGGAGACCGCCCGCTTCGGGCAACCCGAGATCAACCTGGGCATCATGCCCGGTGCGGGCGGGACCCAGCGGCTGCCGAGGGCGGTGGGCAAGCACCGGGCGATGGAGTTGATCCTGACCGGCCGCCACCTCACGGCCCGGGAGGCGTACGATTGGGGCCTGGTCAACCGCGTCGTGCCGCCCGAGATGCTGCTGGACGAGGCACGCGCCCTGGCCCGGGAGATCGCCGCGAAGGCGCCGGTGGCCGTCCGCCTCGCCAAGGAGGCGGTGCTGAAGTCCCTCGACACGCCCCTGGAAGTGGGGCTGGACCACGAGCGGCGGTTGTTCTACCTGCTGTTCGGGACCGAAGACAAGGAAGAAGGGATCGCGGCCTTTCTGGAAAAGCGCAGGCCGGTGTTTCGGGGGCGATAG
- a CDS encoding enoyl-CoA hydratase/isomerase family protein, whose product MGMRYDFRPRAPSDFGFRSIVYEKDGERATVVINRPHVLNALDFVTLKEMSAAFEDASYDDRVRVLVLTGAGDRAFCTGADLDEQMQFLSRPHDYWKWMGAFIEAHDRLRNLGKPTVARLNGMVVGGGNEFNIACDLAVAADDITIRQVGTARGSVAAGGATQWLPLVIGDRRAREMLYLCEPISAAQALAWGLVNEVVPRPELDAAVDRLVGKLVDKLPECTRYTKQQLNFWRDLAWGLTVGHARDWLALHSGMAETAEGLRAFHDKRPVDYAMLRERLAHPTRTCASCGAVALPAEHRFCGMCGAALGANG is encoded by the coding sequence ATGGGCATGCGGTACGACTTCCGACCCCGTGCACCCTCCGACTTCGGTTTCCGCAGCATCGTCTACGAAAAGGACGGAGAGCGGGCCACCGTGGTGATCAACCGCCCGCACGTCCTCAACGCGCTGGACTTTGTCACGCTCAAGGAGATGTCGGCGGCATTCGAGGACGCCTCCTACGACGACCGGGTGCGTGTGCTCGTGCTGACGGGAGCGGGCGACCGTGCGTTCTGCACCGGCGCGGATCTGGACGAGCAGATGCAGTTCCTCAGCCGCCCGCACGACTACTGGAAGTGGATGGGGGCGTTCATCGAAGCGCACGACAGGCTGCGCAACTTGGGCAAGCCGACGGTGGCGCGGCTCAACGGCATGGTGGTGGGCGGGGGCAACGAGTTCAACATTGCCTGCGACCTCGCGGTGGCAGCCGACGACATCACGATCCGGCAAGTGGGGACGGCGCGCGGTAGCGTGGCGGCGGGGGGGGCCACGCAGTGGCTGCCGCTGGTGATCGGCGACCGCCGCGCGCGGGAGATGCTGTACTTGTGCGAGCCGATTTCCGCAGCCCAGGCGCTGGCGTGGGGCCTGGTGAACGAGGTGGTGCCGCGCCCGGAGCTCGACGCGGCGGTGGACCGCCTGGTGGGCAAGCTCGTCGACAAGCTGCCGGAGTGCACGCGCTACACCAAACAGCAACTGAACTTCTGGCGCGACTTGGCGTGGGGGCTCACCGTCGGCCACGCGCGGGACTGGCTGGCGCTGCACAGCGGGATGGCAGAGACCGCCGAGGGATTGCGTGCGTTCCACGACAAGCGCCCCGTGGACTACGCGATGCTCCGCGAGAGGCTGGCCCACCCGACACGGACATGCGCTTCGTGCGGCGCGGTCGCCCTGCCTGCCGAACACCGTTTCTGCGGAATGTGCGGGGCCGCGCTGGGAGCGAACGGGTAG
- a CDS encoding EthD family reductase, with amino-acid sequence MVKLVALYRPPSDPKAFDEHYFNVHVPLNAKTPNLRRVEISRVTGSPMGGQAPYYMMAEMYFDDAEAMREALASPEARAAGRDLMSFARDLVVLMTAEVVE; translated from the coding sequence ATGGTGAAACTGGTCGCCCTGTACCGGCCGCCGTCCGATCCCAAGGCGTTCGACGAGCACTACTTCAACGTGCACGTCCCCCTCAACGCCAAGACGCCGAACCTGCGCCGCGTGGAGATCTCACGCGTCACCGGTTCCCCGATGGGAGGACAGGCGCCCTACTACATGATGGCGGAGATGTACTTCGACGACGCGGAGGCGATGCGCGAGGCGCTGGCCTCTCCGGAGGCGCGGGCGGCGGGGCGTGATCTGATGTCCTTCGCTAGGGATTTGGTGGTCTTGATGACCGCGGAGGTCGTGGAGTGA
- a CDS encoding SPOR domain-containing protein, protein MATVLRVVIFGALFAAGFVLGFQSTQRGAPDGPPAAVHPTPTPASPRPATAAPMRSGAATSRVVAPPAAASAYRVQVGAFRSRSNADALAAALRREGFAATVLPGEWLRVVVGPYASRDLAGHAAERLQRRGYPAIVLPVR, encoded by the coding sequence GTGGCGACGGTCCTCAGGGTGGTGATCTTCGGTGCGCTGTTCGCGGCCGGGTTCGTCCTGGGCTTCCAGTCCACGCAGCGCGGGGCACCCGACGGCCCGCCGGCGGCCGTCCACCCGACCCCGACGCCCGCCTCGCCCCGACCGGCGACCGCGGCCCCGATGCGCTCGGGTGCTGCGACGTCTCGGGTCGTCGCGCCGCCCGCAGCGGCGTCCGCGTATCGCGTGCAGGTGGGAGCGTTCCGCAGCCGCTCCAATGCCGATGCGCTGGCCGCGGCGCTGCGGCGGGAGGGGTTCGCGGCCACCGTCCTGCCCGGGGAGTGGCTTCGCGTCGTCGTGGGGCCCTACGCATCCCGAGACCTCGCTGGACACGCCGCCGAGCGGCTGCAGCGGCGCGGCTACCCGGCGATCGTGCTTCCGGTGCGCTGA